In Fundulus heteroclitus isolate FHET01 chromosome 18, MU-UCD_Fhet_4.1, whole genome shotgun sequence, a single genomic region encodes these proteins:
- the arcn1b gene encoding archain 1b: MVLLAAAVCTKAGKAIVSRQFVEMTRTRIEGLLAAFPKLMNTGKQHTFVETDSVRYVYQPLEKLYMVLITTKNSNILEDLETLRLFSRVIPEYCRVLEESEISEHCFDLIFAFDEIVALGYRENVNLAQIRTFTEMDSHEEKVFRAVRETQEREAKAEMRRKAKELQQARRDAERSGKKVPAFGGFGNVSSVSSGSLITDTIVEPEKPKITPSAVRSSGPSRALKLGAKGKEVDNFVDQLKSEGETIISTSGKRGSDVSKVLPPPVNMESVHLRVEEKISLACGRDGGLQNMEVLGMVTLRVTDEKNGRIRLIINNNDNKGLQLQTHPNVDKKLFTAESVIGLKNPEKSFPLNNDVGVLKWRLQTTDESLIPLTINCWPSESGSGCDVNIEYELQEENLELNDVVICIPVPSGVGAPVIGDLDGEYKHDSRRNLLEWCLPVIDANNKTGSLEFSIAGQPNDFFPINVSFVSKRSYCDIQVTKVSHVDGDSSVRFSTETSFVVDKYVIE, encoded by the exons ATG GTGCTGTTGGCAGCGGCGGTGTGCACCAAGGCCGGCAAGGCCATCGTGTCGCGGCAGTTTGTGGAAATGACCCGCACACGGATCGAGGGCCTCCTGGCCGCCTTCCCCAAGCTGATGAACACGGGGAAGCAGCACACCTTCGTGGAAACGGACAGCGTTCGCTACGTGTACCAGCCGCTGGAGAAACTCTACATGGTCCTCATCACCACCAAGAACAGCAACATTCTGGAGGACCTGGAGACACTCAGACTCTTCTCCCGCGTG ATCCCAGAATACTGCCGCGTGCTCGAGGAGAGCGAAATCTCAGAGCACTGTTTTGACCTCATCTTCGCCTTCGACGAGATCGTGGCGCTCGGCTACAGAGAAAACGTGAACTTGGCTCAGATCCGCACCTTCACAGAGATGGACTCCCACGAGGAGAAGGTGTTCCGAGCAGTCAGAGAG ACTCAGGAACGCGAGGCTAAAGCAGAGATGAGGAGGAAAGccaaggagctgcagcaggcCAGGAGAGACGCCGAGCGCTCCGGGAAGAAGGTGCCGGCGTTTGGCGGCTTCGGTAACGTGAGCAGCGTGTCCTCCGGCTCCCTCATCACAGACACCATAGTGGAACCCGAGAAGCCCAAGATCACACCATCCGCAGTCCG atcAAGCGGACCCAGCCGGGCCCTGAAACTCGGGGCTAAAGGGAAGGAGGTGGACAACTTTGTGGACCAGCTGAAGTCTGAGGGGGAAACCATCATCTCCACCTCAGGAAAGAGAGGCTCCGACGTCTCCAAAGTCCTGCCACCACCAGTCAACATGGAGAG CGTTCATCTGCGCGTGGAGGAGAAGATCTCGCTGGCCTGCGGCCGCGATGGCGGCCTGCAGAACATGGAGGTGCTGGGCATGGTGACGCTGCGAGTCACAGATGAGAAAAACGGACGCATCCGCCTCATCATCAACAACAACGACAACAAGGGCCTGCAGCTTCAG ACGCATCCTAATGTGGACAAGAAGTTATTCACAGCGGAGTCTGTGATTGGCCTGAAGAACCCAGAGAAGTCGTTCCCTCTCAACAACGACGTTGGTGTGCTGAAGTGGAGGCTGCAGACGACAGACGAGTCCCTCATCCCTCTAACCA TAAACTGCTGGCCTTCAGAGAGCGGCTCCGGCTGCGACGTCAACATCGAGTacgagctgcaggaggagaacctggagctcaacgacGTCGTCATCTGCATCCCCGTCCC GTCTGGCGTGGGGGCCCCTGTGATCGGAGACCTGGATGGAGAATACAAACACGACAGCCGGCGGAACCTCCTGGAGTGGTGCCTACCAGTCATCGATGCCAACAACAAAACCGGCAGCCTGGAGTTCAGCATCGCCGGCCAGCCCAACGATTTCTTCCCCATCAATGTGTCCTTTGTGTCCAAGCGCAGCTACTGTGACATTCAG GTTACCAAAGTGTCTCACGTAGATGGCGACAGCTCCGTCAGATTCTCTACAGAAACCTCCTTTGTTGTTGACAAATACGTAatcgagtaa